The Streptomyces sp. NBC_00659 genomic interval CCGGGCCGCGCGACCGGTCCGGTGAGATAGCCCCGCACCTTGCTGACGACGCTGCGCAGGGCCGATGCCCAGGTGTCGGGCAGCCCGTCCGGCCAGATGGTGGCCGCGAGCTGGTCGCGGCTGGTGCCCGAGGCGCGCTCCAGGATCAGCCGGGAAAAGGCGATCTGGGCCTGCGTGCTCGACACGTGCAGCGGCGGCGCGCCGTCGTGCTCGATCGTGACGAGGCCAACGAGTCTGATCAGCAAGGCTGTCTCCCGTTGTCCGTCTCCTCATTCCAGTGAAAATGACCGTACCGGTGGCCGGTGTTCGCATTCAACCGCCGTCGTGCGCATACCCGTGATAATTGACGGAACCGTGCCTTCCGACTTGCCGTCCAACCTCGATTGATATTTAAAGACTTGGTAATTAGGCCACGTCGTGACCGTGTCGTGCACGCCGTGCCGGTCTGGAAAAAGGGAAGACGGCGCCTGGAGGCCGTCTGGAGAAACGGACGGGAATATGGGCCCGCGTGAGCCGCCGATGTCCGGATCCGTTCGTTCCGGTCCGCCGTGAACAGCGCGACGCCCGCCGTGAACACCCTGCGGCGGCCCAGGGCGTCCCCGTCCCCGGCCCGGCCGCCGAGCGGCAGCAGCCCGCCGAACACGAGCGGACAGGCGTTGATCATCCATGACGCGCCCACGGCGGACAGCCCCAGTCCCTCGCGCAGACCGGGCGGCGCGATGTTCACGATCGGGTCGCCGAGCCGGATCATCGGGACGGGCGGACGACGATCGCCGCACACGTCTCCCGAGGACCGCCGCAGAACCGGTTCGGCCTCACTCGAAGACGCCCGTCGCCGTCCACAGCCGCTACAGAACGGCCGGAGGCGAGCTGGAGGGCCCTGGCCGGTGCGGACGCGGTCCGGTTCACTGACGGGCATGGCCAGCCACGCGCCCCGTCCACCGCGCCCGGATCCGTTGGAACTCCGGATACGAGCCGTGCGCGGGCTCCTGCACGCCGGGCACCCGGACCGGGCGGCCGACCGCTGTGCGGCCCTGCGGGACCGGGCCGCCCGTTCCGGGGCACGCCGCTGGCAGACCGCGTTCGGTGCGCTGCGCGCCGAGGCCCTGCTGTGCCTGGGCGGACTCGCCGCGGCCGAACGGGAGGCCGCGACCGCCGTACGGGCCGCCGGCTCCGACACCCCCCTGAGACTGTGGCCCGTGGCGGTGCTGGCCCAGGCGCTGACGGAACTGGGCCGGACCGACGAGGCGGACGAGCAGTTGCGCCGTGCCGCGCCCGGACCGCTCCCGCTCACCGAGGACGTCCTGCCGTACCTCAGAGCCCGGGGCCGCCGTCTTCTGGCCGTACGGTGCCCGGAAGAAGCCCTCGCCGACTTCCTGCGCGTCGGAGAGCTGGCGGAGCGTCAGGACAGCGGCCTCTTCGCGCAGTTGCCCTGGCGCACCGACGCGGCGGAGGCGCTGGTGCACCTCGGCCGGTACGACCGGGCCACGAAGCTGATCGACGCACAGCTCACCGCGGCCGCAGAGCCGGGACCACGGCACCGCGGCCTCGCGCTGCGGCTGCGCGCCGCCACCCAGGAACCCGCCCTGCGGCCCGCCACGCTCTGCCTGGCCGCCGCCGAACTGCGCACCGCCGGTGACCGTCCGGCGCAGGCCCAAGTCCTGGCCGACCTCTCGGACGCCTTGAGCGACCTGGGCGACGACTCCGCGGCCGGGGTGTTCCTGCGCCGCGCCTGGCACCTCGCGGCGGACTGCGGCGCGGTTCCCCTGTGCGAGCGGCTCCGCCCGGAACTCGTCGCCACCTGACCGGCCCAAAGCTGCGCCCCCACCGAAGCGCCCTTGCTCCCTTGCGCCGCCCTTGCGCCCCCCCGACTACGGTGCCAACGCATCCGCGCCCTTCTCACACATCATCACCGGTGCGCTGTGGCACCGGTTCCCGGGGTCGGCTTTTTCTTACGGGGGCGATCTTGCTCGGCTATTCGGAAAACGCTGTGGAGACGAACACGCTCAGGCAGGCCCTTGAGCGCGCCAAGGAAGGACAAGGCTCCGTCGTGGTCGTGGGCGGACCCCCGGGCTGCGGGGACCCCTCACTGATGAAGGCATGTGTGCACGGCGCCGACGAGGCCGGCGCCGTCCTGCTCGACGCCATCGCCTCCCCGGCGGAGACGGGCATCCCGCTGGGTGTGGCCGGCCAGCTCTTCCAGAGCGCCGAACTCGCCGGCGCCGTGGACGATCCGCAGACCCTGATCCGCGAGGAAGGCGCCCGGCTGGCCGGCGCCACCGGCGCGGCCGACGTGGAGTTCGAGGTCCTGCACCGCCTGCACGAGGCGGTCCTGGCCCTGGGCGAGCGCGCTGCGGTGATGGTCTTCGTCGACGAGGCACGGTACGCCGACGACACCTCCCTGCGCTTCCTGCTCTTCCTCGCCCGCAGGATCCGGGAGTCCCGCGTGGTCGTCGTGGTCGGCGAGTCCGCCCGCGCGACCCCCGCCGCGTCCGCGGCCGCCGAGTTCCACGCCGAACTGCTGCGGCTCCCGCACTGCCGGCAACTGCGCCTGGCCCCCCTGCCCCCGGACGCGGTCGCCGCGTCCCTCGTGGGACTCGTCGGACGGCAGGAGGCGGACGCCTTGGCGGCGGAGGTCCACGAGGCGTCCGGCGGCAACCCCCTGCTGGTGCGCGCGCTGGTCCAGGACTACGCGGAGGCGCGGGCCGCGGCGAAGGACACACCGCTCCAGGTCTGCCCCGGCGACAGGTTCCGCCAGGCCGTCTCGGGCCTGCTGCGCCGCGGCGAACTCGCGGTGCTGCAGATGGCGCAGGCTTTCGCCGTCGCCGGCGAGGACGCCCCGGTCACGGTGCTGAGCGGGGCGGTCGGCCTGGCCGGCGACATGGTGCCGCGCGTGATCCAGGCACTGCAGGGCGCCGGACTCATGCACGAGGGCCGCTTCCGCAACCCCGCCGTCCGCCGGGCGGTCCGCGAGGACCTGTCCCCGGACGAGGCCACCGCCCTCAACCGCTCCCTCGCCCACCTGCTGTACGAGGAAGGAGCCCCGGCCTCGACGGTCGCCCGCCATCTGCTCGCCGGCGGCGGAGGCGACGCCCGGTGGGCGGTGGGCGTCCTGGAGGAGGCCGCCGACGAGGCACGTGCCGGGCAGCGCTTCGACCTGGCGCTCAGATACCTGGAGTTCGCCCACGAACTGTGCCGGGACACCGCCCGGCGCGCCGGGATCAGGACCAGGATCGCCGGGCTCGCCTGGCATGTGCGTCCGGCCGGCGTGGTGCGCCATCTGCCCCGCCTCATCGACGCCGCCCGCGCCGGCCACCTCTGCGGCGCAGACACCATCGCCCTGGTCTGGCACCTGCTCTGGTACGGCAGGTTCGACGAAGCCGTCGACGCTCTGGAACGGCTGGGCGACATCCCGGGCGGCCCGGACCGGCGCACCGCCGGCGAACTCGGTGTCCTGCGGCGGGCGATCTCCGCGAGCAGCCCGGAGCTGCTCACCCACGGCAGCCGCACCGCCCCGCCCCCGGCCGGCCAGGACCCCGCCTCCGCCCATGTCGTGGTGGAACCGCGGCTCCAGGGCGTGGCCGTCCTCGACACCGTCCTGCGGCGCGGAGCCGACCCCTCCACCGTGGTCCACGCCGAACAGGCCCTGCGCCGCATCCAGCTCGGCGACAAGGGTCCGGAGACGGCCGAGCCCGTCACCTCGGCCCTGCTCGCCCTCGTCTACGCCGACCGGCTGGACGTCGCGGAACCCTGGTTCGCCCGGCTGCTCGGCGAGGACGCCCTGCGGGGCAGCCCGTCGTGGCAGGCCCGCATCCACGCCGTACAGGCGGAGGCCGCGCTGCGCCGGGGCGCCCTGCCCGCGGCCCTGGGGGCCGCCGAGACGGCGCTGGCACAGCTGCCGCCGGCGGCCTGGGGCGTCGGACTCGGCCTTCCCCTCGGTACGGCCGTGCTCGCGGCCACCGGCATGGGCCGCTACGACAAGGCCGCCGCCCTGCTTGCCCAGCCGGTGCCGGAGGCGATGTTCCAGACCCGCTACGGCCTGCAGTACCTCCACGCCCGGGGCTGCCACCACCTGGCGACCGGCGGCCACTACGCCGCACTCGCCGACTTCGCCTCCTGCGGCGAGCTCATGCGCGCCTGGGAGATGGACCTGCCCGGCCTGGTGCCCTGGCGCACGGCCGCGGCCCAGGCATGGCTGCACCTCGACGACCGCGACCAGGCCCGCCGCCTCATCGACGAACAGCTGCAGCGGCTGAGCCCCGGCCCCTCCCGCACCCGTGCCACGACGCTGCGGGTCCTCGCCGCGACCGGCGAACCGCACCGGCGCGCCGCCCTGCTCACCGAGGCCGTGGACATGCTCGAGGCCTGCGGCGACCATCTGGAACTCGCCCGCGCGCTCGCCGACCTCGGCCACGCGCTCCACCACGACGGCCACCGCAGCCGCGCCCGGATGATCGCGCGCCGGGCGTACCGGTCGGCCATGGAGTGCAAGGCCGGATCACTGACCGAGGAACTCCAGGCCGGCAAGGACGGCCTGTGCTCCGCCGACTCCGCTGCCGCGGCGAGCGATCTCGCCCAACTGAGCGACGCGGAACTGCGCGTGGCGGCACTCGCGGCCCAGGGCATGACCAACCGGAAGATCGCCGGACGGCTCTTCATCACCGTCAGCACGGTGGAACAGCACCTCACGCAGGTGTACCGCAAGCTCAATGTGAAGCACCGCAAGGAACTGCCGTACGGGCTGCACAGCGCGATGCGCGAGTCCGCCTGACAACCCGCACCGAACGGCGCCGGTCCCGGACCCTCACGGTCCGGGACCGGCGCCGTTTCGTCGCGGGTCCGGCGTGATCCGCGGCGGCGTGTGTCGACCGCAGCTCCGGCCCCGCTCGAGGCAGCGCCTCGACAGTTGGCTGACGACGGACACCTCGAAGGGGCACGGGGCAGCAGTGAGCGCTCGACCCTTTCCGGACGGCCGACACCTCAAGGAGAGGCATGAGCCCCAAGACCACCGCTGAGACGAACGACGAGGCGGCACTTGCGCCGTCCGAGCCGGTCCTGTGGCATCTGGCCCTGCTCAGCGGGGCCGACGGCACGACTCTCCATACCGGACTCGCCGGACTCAAGGCCCGTTTCGCCCAGTTCCCGGTCCTGGAGGACGTCCCGGTGCGCATCCGTACCGTCGGCAGCGAGGGCGGTCACCGCGGCGCCGTGCTCACCGGCGAGGGCGTCGCCACGGACCTCGGCGTCCGGGAGGCCGGGCACGCCGCTCCCGTCGCCTTCATGTTCCCCGGACTCGGTGACCACTACGGGGACATGGGCCGCGACCTGTACCGCGACTTCCCCGTCTTCCGCGCCGCCGTCGACGAGTGCGCCAAGACGCTCACGCCCGAACTCGGCCTGGACATCCGCGAGATCGTCTTCCCCGACCCGGAACCGGGCGCCACCGTCACGGCCGCCCCGGCCGTCGACCTGCGCCGCATGCTCGGCCGCGGGGACGGCCCGCGCAGCGAGAACGAGCGCCGGCTGAACGCCACCCGGCTCGCCCAGCCCGCACTGTTCGTCATCGAGTACGCGCTGGCCCGGCTCTGGGAGTCCTGGGGCGCCCGCCCCTCCGTCATGATCGGCTACAGCCTCGGCGAGTACGTCGCCGCCACCCTCGCCGGTGTGCTCGCCCTCCCGGACGCCCTGACCCTCGTCGCCCGCCGGGCCGCACTCATCGACAGCCTGCCCGAGGGCGCCCTGCTCGCCGTCATGCTTCCCGAACAGGAGGCCGGCGCCCTGCTCGGGGACGACGTGTCGCTGTCCGCCGTCAACGGACCGGAGTTCTGCGTCGCGGCCGGCCCCGTCGCCGCGATCGAGGAGCTGGAGCGCACCCTGCGCGAACGCGGCACCGTCTGCCGCCGGGTGCAGTCCACCCACGCCTTCCACTCCTCGATGATGGAGCCCATCGCCGGCCAGGTGACCGACCTCGCGCGGACCCTCACCCTCAACCCGCCGAGCATCCCCTACATCTCCAACGTCACCGGCGAGCCCATCACCGACGCACAGGCCACCGACCCCGCCTACTGGGCCCTCCACCTGGTCAGCCCCGTGCGCTTCGCCGAGGGCCTGCGCCACCTCGCGGCCGTTCCGCTGCTGCTGGAGACCGGCCCCGGCCAGACCCTCAGCAGCATGGCCACCGTGATCCGCGGCCCCGAGGCCGGCACCGTCGTCGCCTCCATGCGTCATCCACTGGAGCGCCGGTCCGACTCCGCCGTCGCCCTCAAGGCGCTCGGGCGGCTGTGGCTGGCCGGCGCCGGCATCGACCGGGCCGGCTTCCCGGCCGACGAGCTGGACCTCGTGGCCGACGCCGTCACCACCGTCTCGGGCGACACCGCGTCCGGCAACGCGCCGAGCAGCGTGGAGCGGGAGGTCGCGGGCGTCTGGGCCAAGGTGCTCAGGAACGAGCAGCTGCCCCACGACGTCAGCTTCTTCGAGGTCGGCGGCAACTCCCTGCTCGCCACCCGGCTCGCCCTGCGCATCAAGCGCGTCTTCGGCGTCGAGGTGTCGCTGCGCCAGATCTACGAGTGGTCGACCGTCTCCCGGATGGCCGCCGCCGTGGAGACACTGCGCGCCGGCCGGGAGCCGGACACCGCCGCGGAGGGCTCCTCGCACACCGGCACCTCGCCGGCCCGCTTCCAGCTGCCCGACGGCCCGGGCTTCGTCTCCCACCGCGTGCTGATGCGCTGCTGAAGAAGATGGCCGCCTGCTCGGGCGAAAGAGCTGCGAGGGCTTCCACAAGTACCGCTGACGCCCGCCCCCTTCCTCTCCGCGACCGCCACGACACCATGACAACAGGACGGATGACGAGATGAGCACGGACAACAGGGCCAGGGCCGCGGAGTACCTCTCCCGCTTCTTCCCGGTGCAGGACCTCAAGGACGACGACGACATCTTCGAACTCGGCTTCGTCAGCTCGATGTTCGCGATGCAGCTGGTGTCCTTCGTCGAGCACGAATTCGGCATCACGGTCGAGAACGAGGACCTGGAGCTGGAGTACTTCCGGTCCATCAGCGCGCTCGACGCCTTCGTCACACGCAAGCTCTCCGCCCCGGCAGCGCTGTAGGCGAGAGCGGACCGAGACGATGACCGGAGCGCTCACCGCGCAGCAGGAGCAGGCCCGCAAGGAGTTCAGGGCCTTCCGCGACCGCCACATGGCCCCCTGCGCCGGCACCTGGCACCGCGCCCGGCGCACCCCGCCCGAGATCATCCGGCTGCTCGCGGACGAAGGCCTGCTCGGGCTGTACGTGCCGCGAGTACGGCGGCGGTGGCTGCAGCCGGGAGCTGAAGCAGGCCTGGCTGCCCCGGCCGGCCCGCGGTGAGCGCATCGCGGCGCCGGCCGTCTCGGAGCCGGCAGTGACGCGGCCGGCGTGACCACTACCGCGTCGGCTTCCGGACGCCGCGTGCCCTGCCCGAGCAGGAGACACCGGCGGACGGAACGTGGGTCCTCGGTGACAGCGCCGGGGTGTCCGAGAGCCTGGAGGCCGACCATGTGGCTGATGTGGATGTACTGCCTGCCCGCCTGGACAACGGGTGGCAGGCGCCCGCTCGACTGGCCGTCGACGCGACCACGCCGGTGGCGCCGACAGCCGGTCGTGGCGACATCGCCGACGCTGCGCAGGAGCTGACCGCTTCCGCGCTGCGTACTCTGCAACGTCTGCCGGGCGAACCCCGGCTGAACGGTGCCGAGTTGGTGTGGATCACACGTTCGGCGGCGGGCGCGGACAACGACGTCCGCGACCCGCTGCGGGCACCGCTGCGGGGCTTGGTCCGCGCGGCGCGCGGCGAGTACGCCGAACGTGTGATCCGCCTGGTCGACCTGGGCGACGGCATCGCCGACGAAGCGCTGCTGCCCCGCGCAGCCGCCCTGACGGGCGAGCCGGAGATCGACCTGCCCCCCGAGGACGCGGGCGCGGGGTCCGGCGTCGTCAACACCGCGACGCAGTTCGGCTCGGCGACCGGTACCGCGGCCGTCGGAGCGGTCCTCCTCGGACTCGTCGGCGCCGGGGCGAGAGCGCGGCCGCCGCGGCCGACTTCACCTCTGCGGTCTGCCTCACCCCGTGGTGCAACGTCGCCGCCTTCCTGCTGACCGCCGCCCTCACCCCGCTGCTCCCGCGCAGCGAGCCGACGAACGCCGGCGCCGCGGCGAACGCCAAGGACGACTCCGCCGCCGGCGGTCCCGTCCCCGACCCGGCCCAGGCCGAATTCCCTTCCCTCACACATCTCCCACAGGAGGCTCGTATGGCAGAAACCCCGGAGAACAATTCCACGGAGGACGAGAACCGGCGCAAATTCCGTGAGGTCCTCGCGCGCAAGCGGAACACGAACAGGGACCGCCAGGCGCACGAGGACGGCCGGCTGAAGGTGAAGGGCATGAGCGGTCCGGCCGGGCAGAAGCGCCAATTCCGGCGCAAGGCCGGCTGAGCAGCGGATCCACATCGACAGCACAAGAGAATCGCCGGCCCCGAGGACTTTCCGGGACCGGCGATTCTCCTTCACCGAGTGGAGTGGGCCGCGGTTCACCGCCGCGCGCCGGGCTTGGGAAGCGGACGGGGGCGGGGCACGGAGCGCGGCTTGGGCCGGCGGACACCGAAACCGCACCGCCCTCCTCGACGCGGCCATCGACGTTCTCGCCCGCGAAGGCTCGCGCGGCCTCACCCTGCGCGCGGTCGACGCCCGGGCGGGCGTGCCGGTCGGCACGTCCTCCAA includes:
- a CDS encoding helix-turn-helix transcriptional regulator; this encodes METNTLRQALERAKEGQGSVVVVGGPPGCGDPSLMKACVHGADEAGAVLLDAIASPAETGIPLGVAGQLFQSAELAGAVDDPQTLIREEGARLAGATGAADVEFEVLHRLHEAVLALGERAAVMVFVDEARYADDTSLRFLLFLARRIRESRVVVVVGESARATPAASAAAEFHAELLRLPHCRQLRLAPLPPDAVAASLVGLVGRQEADALAAEVHEASGGNPLLVRALVQDYAEARAAAKDTPLQVCPGDRFRQAVSGLLRRGELAVLQMAQAFAVAGEDAPVTVLSGAVGLAGDMVPRVIQALQGAGLMHEGRFRNPAVRRAVREDLSPDEATALNRSLAHLLYEEGAPASTVARHLLAGGGGDARWAVGVLEEAADEARAGQRFDLALRYLEFAHELCRDTARRAGIRTRIAGLAWHVRPAGVVRHLPRLIDAARAGHLCGADTIALVWHLLWYGRFDEAVDALERLGDIPGGPDRRTAGELGVLRRAISASSPELLTHGSRTAPPPAGQDPASAHVVVEPRLQGVAVLDTVLRRGADPSTVVHAEQALRRIQLGDKGPETAEPVTSALLALVYADRLDVAEPWFARLLGEDALRGSPSWQARIHAVQAEAALRRGALPAALGAAETALAQLPPAAWGVGLGLPLGTAVLAATGMGRYDKAAALLAQPVPEAMFQTRYGLQYLHARGCHHLATGGHYAALADFASCGELMRAWEMDLPGLVPWRTAAAQAWLHLDDRDQARRLIDEQLQRLSPGPSRTRATTLRVLAATGEPHRRAALLTEAVDMLEACGDHLELARALADLGHALHHDGHRSRARMIARRAYRSAMECKAGSLTEELQAGKDGLCSADSAAAASDLAQLSDAELRVAALAAQGMTNRKIAGRLFITVSTVEQHLTQVYRKLNVKHRKELPYGLHSAMRESA
- a CDS encoding acyltransferase domain-containing protein — protein: MSPKTTAETNDEAALAPSEPVLWHLALLSGADGTTLHTGLAGLKARFAQFPVLEDVPVRIRTVGSEGGHRGAVLTGEGVATDLGVREAGHAAPVAFMFPGLGDHYGDMGRDLYRDFPVFRAAVDECAKTLTPELGLDIREIVFPDPEPGATVTAAPAVDLRRMLGRGDGPRSENERRLNATRLAQPALFVIEYALARLWESWGARPSVMIGYSLGEYVAATLAGVLALPDALTLVARRAALIDSLPEGALLAVMLPEQEAGALLGDDVSLSAVNGPEFCVAAGPVAAIEELERTLRERGTVCRRVQSTHAFHSSMMEPIAGQVTDLARTLTLNPPSIPYISNVTGEPITDAQATDPAYWALHLVSPVRFAEGLRHLAAVPLLLETGPGQTLSSMATVIRGPEAGTVVASMRHPLERRSDSAVALKALGRLWLAGAGIDRAGFPADELDLVADAVTTVSGDTASGNAPSSVEREVAGVWAKVLRNEQLPHDVSFFEVGGNSLLATRLALRIKRVFGVEVSLRQIYEWSTVSRMAAAVETLRAGREPDTAAEGSSHTGTSPARFQLPDGPGFVSHRVLMRC
- a CDS encoding phosphopantetheine-binding protein — its product is MSTDNRARAAEYLSRFFPVQDLKDDDDIFELGFVSSMFAMQLVSFVEHEFGITVENEDLELEYFRSISALDAFVTRKLSAPAAL
- a CDS encoding acyl-CoA dehydrogenase family protein, whose amino-acid sequence is MTGALTAQQEQARKEFRAFRDRHMAPCAGTWHRARRTPPEIIRLLADEGLLGLYVPRVRRRWLQPGAEAGLAAPAGPR
- a CDS encoding DUF5302 domain-containing protein, which translates into the protein MAETPENNSTEDENRRKFREVLARKRNTNRDRQAHEDGRLKVKGMSGPAGQKRQFRRKAG